Proteins encoded in a region of the Synechococcus sp. BIOS-U3-1 genome:
- a CDS encoding HupE/UreJ family protein, producing MLRAGVISTAGLLAASLLSPAHAHHPFGMGDSTNLTALQGLLSGLGHPLLGPDHLLFLLAIALIGLPRPRAWVLPLLAAGLSGSVLSQFILLPDAVAPWAEALVSLTLAAEGLMALIAIPTSLLFPLVALHGFLLGSTIVGAEPTPLATYFLGLLIAQGALLLVVTSWSKALLKRIGAQGQRLSAGIWIGIGMAFAWVALID from the coding sequence ATGCTGCGGGCTGGTGTGATCTCCACCGCGGGATTGCTAGCCGCTTCTCTGCTCAGCCCTGCCCATGCCCATCACCCCTTCGGAATGGGAGACAGCACAAACCTCACCGCTCTACAGGGCTTGTTGAGTGGCCTCGGCCACCCGCTACTGGGACCTGACCATCTGCTGTTCTTACTGGCCATCGCTTTGATCGGCCTACCGCGACCCCGCGCCTGGGTGCTGCCCTTGCTGGCAGCTGGTCTGAGCGGCAGTGTTCTGTCTCAATTCATTCTCCTGCCGGATGCTGTGGCTCCCTGGGCGGAGGCACTGGTGTCTCTCACTCTTGCTGCAGAAGGCTTGATGGCTCTTATCGCCATACCTACATCTCTTTTATTCCCGTTGGTGGCTCTGCACGGTTTTTTGCTCGGGAGCACGATTGTGGGTGCCGAACCCACGCCTCTGGCGACTTATTTCCTGGGCTTGCTGATCGCTCAGGGAGCCTTGCTGCTGGTGGTCACCAGCTGGTCCAAGGCCCTGCTGAAGCGCATCGGCGCTCAGGGGCAACGGCTTAGTGCTGGTATCTGGATTGGCATTGGTATGGCGTTTGCCTGGGTAGCCCTGATCGACTGA
- a CDS encoding cupin domain-containing protein, with product MKRLALTIVFLLTIPLESQISRAHDGHGADSLGVKIERLANSTRQWDGARLPNYPQGQPEIKVLRIKIPAGVTLPWHYHPVINAAVILDGTLELYLQNGTKKRYESGDALIEVVNTLHSGKAVGDKHVNLIVFYAGEKGEQTTILKK from the coding sequence ATGAAACGACTTGCACTCACGATTGTTTTTCTACTGACCATCCCGCTAGAGAGCCAGATATCAAGAGCCCATGACGGTCATGGAGCGGACAGTCTTGGTGTCAAAATCGAGAGACTTGCAAATTCAACAAGACAATGGGATGGAGCCCGTTTGCCGAACTATCCGCAAGGCCAACCAGAAATTAAGGTTCTAAGGATAAAAATTCCTGCAGGTGTGACTCTCCCTTGGCACTATCATCCAGTCATCAACGCAGCAGTGATACTTGATGGAACGCTAGAGCTATATTTGCAAAATGGAACTAAGAAAAGATATGAAAGCGGAGATGCTTTGATTGAAGTCGTAAATACACTGCACTCAGGGAAAGCCGTTGGCGACAAGCACGTCAATCTAATTGTTTTTTACGCTGGAGAAAAAGGGGAGCAAACAACTATTTTGAAAAAGTGA
- a CDS encoding DUF805 domain-containing protein — translation MGPVEAFTIAWRKSFTYGGKATRAEYWWFYLVNLIVIIGVYVLMGIAAANGLVDIQGLQFVFSLLFIYVLASAFPNLSIVVRRLRDIGKKWTWMFISLVPFIGGIWFIVLMCQPSGKYEIGQASSM, via the coding sequence ATGGGACCTGTAGAAGCATTCACAATTGCTTGGAGAAAGTCATTCACCTACGGCGGTAAAGCAACAAGAGCCGAGTATTGGTGGTTCTATCTCGTGAACTTGATTGTCATCATCGGGGTTTATGTGCTGATGGGGATTGCTGCTGCCAATGGCTTGGTAGATATTCAGGGACTACAATTCGTTTTTTCTCTATTATTTATTTATGTATTGGCAAGCGCTTTCCCCAATCTCTCGATTGTGGTTCGTCGCCTTCGTGATATAGGTAAAAAATGGACGTGGATGTTTATTAGCCTTGTCCCTTTCATTGGTGGCATCTGGTTCATTGTTTTGATGTGCCAACCCAGCGGGAAGTACGAAATAGGTCAAGCATCAAGCATGTGA
- a CDS encoding DUF3104 domain-containing protein translates to MTVIVQHDLQIGEKRDKDWWIGQVIHCGGGARDPKIHNLFQISDVDTGVIRWVNADLVTHILPKAPGQ, encoded by the coding sequence GTGACGGTCATCGTCCAGCACGACCTTCAGATCGGAGAGAAGCGTGACAAGGATTGGTGGATAGGGCAGGTGATCCACTGCGGTGGTGGTGCCCGTGACCCGAAGATCCACAACCTGTTCCAGATCAGTGATGTGGATACAGGCGTGATCCGCTGGGTCAATGCAGATCTGGTGACCCACATCCTCCCGAAGGCTCCAGGGCAATGA
- a CDS encoding SDR family oxidoreductase, producing MTTELVVITGAGAGIGKALAHAFSSAGHPCLLISRNQEADPALANKAVLYRQLDVSDSQALGDAIASAESQYGATGCLINNAGMIHIGGLDSISFEQINEEVDTMIKGVTNGIHHVLPGMRERKCGTIINISSIGDRKPAPGAPVYHACKHAVRSLGESMNMSEAEHNVRVINLAPGLIRTAIHRKMGISFEEYCEMLGNPTFIEPVELAKIVLFCWQQPQHICIRDIAVMPTDCAF from the coding sequence ATGACAACAGAACTGGTGGTGATTACAGGGGCGGGCGCAGGGATCGGGAAGGCTTTGGCACATGCTTTTTCATCGGCCGGTCACCCCTGTTTATTGATATCAAGAAACCAGGAGGCCGATCCCGCATTGGCCAATAAGGCAGTGCTCTACAGACAGCTCGATGTCTCCGATTCCCAAGCGCTGGGGGATGCCATCGCGTCAGCAGAGAGTCAGTACGGGGCCACAGGCTGTCTGATCAATAACGCAGGAATGATCCACATCGGTGGACTGGACAGTATCAGCTTCGAGCAGATCAACGAGGAAGTCGACACCATGATCAAAGGGGTGACCAATGGCATTCACCATGTTTTGCCAGGTATGCGAGAACGCAAATGTGGAACAATCATCAATATCAGCTCTATTGGTGACCGAAAGCCTGCGCCAGGAGCACCTGTGTATCACGCATGCAAACACGCAGTGCGCTCGTTGGGCGAGAGCATGAACATGTCAGAGGCAGAGCACAACGTCCGTGTGATCAACCTTGCGCCCGGACTGATCCGAACAGCGATTCATCGGAAGATGGGGATCAGCTTTGAGGAATACTGCGAAATGCTTGGCAATCCGACCTTCATTGAGCCGGTGGAACTCGCAAAAATTGTCCTCTTCTGTTGGCAGCAGCCACAACACATCTGCATTCGAGATATTGCAGTTATGCCGACTGATTGCGCATTCTGA
- a CDS encoding tetratricopeptide repeat protein: MPRRTIAIAAALSVLALGSQLNVVRANPLFNQLFRQGAESYNSGNYRGALTAYTKAIEINPKSAVLYEYRGDANFQLQDYQGAIADYTKAVEINPQLGDVYLSRCISKAHLKDYQGSISDCTESIQIDPQNAIAYYNRAYSKGKSKDLQGAIADYTTAIEIDPQYANAYVDRGIDRENMNDLKGACLDWKKAAGLGKENAAEWVKKQC; the protein is encoded by the coding sequence ATGCCTCGCAGGACTATTGCCATTGCTGCAGCACTGTCTGTGCTTGCTCTTGGGTCGCAGTTGAATGTCGTTCGTGCGAACCCTTTATTTAATCAATTATTTCGTCAAGGAGCTGAAAGTTACAACTCAGGCAATTATCGAGGAGCACTTACTGCTTACACGAAGGCGATAGAAATTAATCCTAAAAGTGCTGTACTCTACGAATACCGTGGAGACGCTAATTTTCAGTTGCAAGATTACCAAGGAGCAATTGCTGATTACACGAAGGCAGTAGAGATTAATCCTCAGCTTGGTGATGTATACTTAAGTCGCTGCATTTCCAAGGCTCATTTAAAAGATTATCAAGGATCAATTTCTGATTGTACGGAATCAATCCAGATTGATCCTCAGAATGCCATTGCCTATTACAATCGTGCTTATTCCAAGGGTAAATCAAAAGACCTTCAAGGAGCAATTGCTGATTACACGACGGCAATAGAGATTGATCCTCAGTATGCCAACGCTTATGTGGATCGTGGAATTGATAGAGAAAACATGAATGATCTTAAGGGCGCCTGTCTTGATTGGAAAAAAGCAGCTGGTCTTGGGAAAGAAAACGCTGCTGAATGGGTGAAGAAGCAGTGTTAG
- a CDS encoding Nif11-like leader peptide family natural product precursor, with protein MSLEQLKAFLEKVKGDSSLQERLKAAKSSDEVVSIAKEHGHEFTADKIIQLSTKDLENVSGGMDTSFFDSACYED; from the coding sequence ATGTCCCTAGAACAACTCAAAGCCTTTTTGGAAAAAGTCAAAGGTGATTCTAGCCTTCAGGAAAGACTAAAAGCTGCAAAGTCTTCTGATGAAGTTGTATCTATTGCCAAAGAGCATGGCCATGAATTTACTGCTGATAAGATCATTCAGCTCAGTACAAAGGATCTAGAAAACGTGTCTGGAGGTATGGATACTTCCTTCTTTGACTCGGCATGTTATGAGGATTGA
- a CDS encoding Nif11-like leader peptide family natural product precursor — protein MSLEQLKAFLAKVNEDSSLQEKLKAAKSPEDVVSIAKEHGHDFALEHINQLTDNELEGVSGGTAITPIIAATNAASNALRAAGQSCG, from the coding sequence ATGTCACTAGAGCAACTCAAAGCATTCCTCGCCAAGGTCAACGAAGATTCCAGCCTTCAGGAGAAGCTCAAAGCAGCAAAGTCACCTGAAGATGTTGTAAGCATTGCTAAAGAACATGGTCATGACTTTGCTCTCGAACATATCAACCAGTTGACTGACAATGAGCTTGAAGGCGTATCAGGCGGCACTGCTATTACTCCAATAATTGCTGCTACAAATGCTGCAAGCAATGCTTTGAGAGCCGCAGGCCAAAGTTGCGGTTAA
- a CDS encoding Nif11-like leader peptide family natural product precursor has translation MSLEQLKAFLSKVKGDSSLQEKLKAAKSQDDVVSIAKEHGHEFTTDKISQLNEEELEGVAGGWNIGLGAGGGGT, from the coding sequence ATGTCCCTAGAACAACTCAAAGCCTTCCTCTCCAAAGTCAAAGGTGATTCCAGCCTTCAGGAGAAGCTGAAAGCAGCTAAGTCACAAGACGATGTTGTTTCTATTGCCAAGGAGCACGGTCATGAATTCACTACTGACAAGATCAGCCAGCTCAATGAAGAAGAGCTAGAAGGCGTGGCTGGGGGTTGGAATATTGGGTTAGGCGCGGGGGGTGGAGGCACATGA
- the psbA gene encoding photosystem II q(b) protein, which translates to MTTTIQQRSGANGWQQFCEWVTSTNNRLYVGWFGVLMIPTLLAATTCFIVAFIAAPPVDIDGIREPVAGSLIYGNNIISGAVVPSSNAIGLHFYPIWEAASLDEWLYNGGPYQLVVFHFLIGIFCYMGREWELSYRLGMRPWICVAYSAPVAAASAVFLVYPFGQGSFSDGMPLGISGTFNFMLVFQAEHNILMHPFHMLGVAGVFGGSLFSAMHGSLVTSSLVRETTESESQNYGYKFGQEEETYNIVAAHGYFGRLIFQYASFNNSRSLHFFLAAWPVVGIWFTALGVSTMAFNLNGFNFNQSILDGQGRVLNTWADVLNRANLGMEVMHERNAHNFPLDLAAAESTPVALQAPAIG; encoded by the coding sequence ATGACCACCACCATTCAGCAGCGCTCCGGCGCTAACGGCTGGCAGCAGTTCTGCGAGTGGGTCACCTCCACCAACAACCGCCTCTATGTGGGCTGGTTCGGTGTGCTGATGATCCCCACCCTGCTGGCTGCCACCACCTGCTTCATCGTTGCGTTCATCGCAGCACCCCCCGTCGACATCGACGGCATCCGTGAGCCCGTTGCTGGCTCCCTGATCTACGGAAACAACATCATCTCTGGTGCTGTTGTTCCCTCCTCGAACGCCATCGGCCTTCACTTCTATCCCATCTGGGAAGCTGCTTCTCTTGATGAGTGGCTGTACAACGGCGGTCCTTACCAGCTGGTTGTCTTCCACTTCCTCATCGGCATCTTCTGCTACATGGGTCGCGAGTGGGAACTCTCCTACCGCCTCGGCATGCGCCCCTGGATCTGCGTTGCTTACAGCGCACCTGTGGCTGCTGCCTCCGCCGTGTTCCTGGTTTACCCCTTCGGTCAGGGTTCCTTCTCTGACGGCATGCCCCTGGGCATCTCCGGCACCTTCAACTTCATGTTGGTGTTCCAGGCCGAGCACAACATCCTGATGCACCCCTTCCACATGCTTGGTGTGGCTGGCGTCTTCGGTGGTTCACTGTTCTCCGCCATGCACGGTTCACTGGTGACCTCCTCCTTGGTTCGTGAAACAACCGAGAGCGAGTCCCAGAACTACGGCTACAAGTTCGGCCAAGAAGAAGAGACCTACAACATCGTGGCTGCCCACGGTTACTTCGGTCGCCTGATCTTCCAATACGCGTCGTTCAACAACAGCCGTAGCCTGCACTTCTTCCTGGCTGCCTGGCCTGTTGTCGGCATCTGGTTCACCGCCCTTGGCGTGTCAACCATGGCCTTCAACCTGAACGGTTTCAACTTCAACCAGTCCATCCTTGATGGTCAGGGCCGCGTCCTGAACACCTGGGCTGATGTGCTGAACCGCGCCAACCTCGGCATGGAAGTCATGCACGAGCGCAACGCTCACAACTTCCCCCTCGACCTGGCTGCTGCTGAGTCCACACCTGTGGCTCTGCAAGCACCTGCCATCGGTTGA
- a CDS encoding AbrB family transcriptional regulator: protein MLTGSELLAKVKDLGDVSKTDLATACGYVSKKKDGSDRVNFTSFYEALLKAKGIDLGGSAAMGKGGRTLSYTAKVQGNGNLLVGKAYTAMLELQPGDEFEIKLGKKAVRLIPVGEEEEKEE, encoded by the coding sequence ATGCTCACTGGATCTGAACTGCTCGCCAAAGTCAAAGACCTTGGTGATGTCTCAAAGACTGATCTTGCAACAGCTTGTGGCTACGTCTCCAAGAAGAAGGACGGTTCAGACCGTGTGAATTTCACATCCTTCTATGAAGCCTTGCTCAAAGCAAAAGGCATTGACTTAGGTGGCTCTGCTGCTATGGGCAAAGGGGGTCGCACGCTTAGCTACACAGCAAAAGTGCAAGGCAATGGCAATCTGCTGGTCGGCAAAGCCTATACAGCGATGCTTGAACTACAGCCTGGTGACGAATTCGAAATCAAGCTAGGCAAAAAGGCAGTTCGCTTGATCCCAGTTGGAGAAGAGGAAGAAAAAGAAGAGTGA
- a CDS encoding tetratricopeptide repeat protein, translating into MSRRTTAIAAALSVLALGSPLITACANPLADDLYDSGQVKYNQGDYQGAISDYNKAIEVNPEYASAFVNRGVAKNKLGDHKGAISDYNKAIKINPQNANAYNNRGIAKRVLKDFQGAIDDYTKAIEINPKYATAYYNRGNIKCDLDDYQGAIADNTKAIEINPKFALAYYNRGNAKYELEDHKGAISDYNKAIEINPRYGDAYGNRGIAKSDLDDYQGAIADYDKALEINPQNAYTYRNRGIARELVNDLQGACYDWRKAADLGEEIASEWVKEQC; encoded by the coding sequence ATGTCACGCAGGACTACTGCCATTGCTGCAGCACTGTCTGTGCTTGCTCTTGGGTCGCCGTTGATTACCGCTTGCGCGAACCCTTTGGCGGATGATTTATATGATAGTGGACAGGTAAAGTACAATCAAGGTGATTATCAAGGGGCAATTTCTGATTACAATAAGGCAATAGAGGTTAATCCTGAATACGCCAGTGCCTTCGTTAACCGTGGTGTCGCCAAGAATAAATTAGGAGATCATAAAGGAGCAATTTCTGATTACAATAAGGCAATAAAGATTAATCCTCAGAATGCCAATGCCTACAACAATCGTGGCATTGCCAAGAGAGTGCTAAAAGATTTCCAAGGAGCAATTGATGATTACACGAAGGCGATAGAAATCAATCCCAAGTATGCCACAGCATATTACAATCGTGGCAATATCAAGTGTGATTTGGATGATTATCAGGGAGCAATTGCTGATAACACAAAGGCGATAGAGATCAATCCCAAGTTTGCCCTTGCCTATTACAATCGAGGAAATGCCAAGTACGAGCTAGAAGATCATAAAGGAGCAATTTCTGATTACAATAAGGCAATAGAGATTAATCCTAGATATGGCGATGCCTACGGGAACCGTGGCATCGCTAAGTCTGATTTGGATGATTATCAGGGGGCAATTGCTGATTACGATAAGGCGCTAGAGATTAATCCTCAGAATGCTTATACTTATCGAAACCGTGGTATTGCCAGAGAATTGGTGAATGATCTTCAGGGTGCCTGTTATGACTGGAGAAAAGCAGCAGATCTTGGCGAGGAAATCGCTTCTGAATGGGTTAAAGAGCAGTGTTAG
- a CDS encoding Nif11-like leader peptide family natural product precursor — MSLEQLKAFLEKVKGDSNLQEKPKAAKSPEDVVGIAKEHGHEFTADKVNQLSEEELEGVAGGTYCKQSWKVETFYC; from the coding sequence ATGTCCCTAGAACAACTCAAGGCATTCCTAGAGAAGGTCAAAGGCGATTCCAATCTTCAGGAGAAGCCAAAAGCAGCTAAGTCACCTGAAGATGTTGTGGGCATTGCTAAAGAACACGGTCATGAATTCACCGCTGATAAGGTCAATCAGCTCAGTGAAGAGGAGCTGGAAGGCGTGGCTGGTGGAACTTACTGTAAACAAAGTTGGAAGGTGGAAACTTTCTACTGCTGA
- a CDS encoding tetratricopeptide repeat protein → MSRRTIAIAAALSVLALGSPLVIANANPLADNLFNSGVDKYKQGDYQGAIADYTKAIEINPQDVGAYTNRGIAKNGLKDYQGAIADYNKALEINPKDAIAYSNRGASKELIGDLKGACDDWRKAVDLGHQSAAEWVKKQCQASTSAQQMEWEKMLVGESAEADQAAAEGYSLRGEGVPDGVPFSIEGKPAPDDFVDSQCINEDDVREPCKLKVDRINKAIGIWTPPGRVSSRLSIFKGSCLDAGCVLQNPDYGYPEEYRGTTKVVSWSGEHGGLLLRQDHGYEFEVVPLTPFSF, encoded by the coding sequence ATGTCTCGCAGAACTATTGCCATTGCTGCGGCGCTGTCCGTGCTTGCTCTTGGGTCGCCTTTGGTTATTGCAAACGCGAACCCTTTAGCGGATAATTTATTCAATAGTGGAGTAGACAAATATAAACAAGGTGATTATCAAGGAGCAATTGCTGATTATACGAAGGCAATTGAGATTAATCCTCAGGATGTCGGTGCCTATACCAATCGTGGCATTGCAAAGAATGGATTAAAAGATTATCAAGGAGCGATTGCTGATTATAATAAGGCACTAGAGATTAATCCGAAGGATGCCATTGCTTATAGTAATCGTGGTGCTTCCAAGGAATTGATTGGAGACCTAAAAGGTGCCTGTGATGATTGGAGAAAAGCAGTAGATCTTGGACATCAATCTGCTGCTGAATGGGTGAAGAAGCAGTGTCAGGCATCTACATCTGCTCAGCAGATGGAATGGGAAAAAATGCTGGTTGGAGAGTCAGCAGAGGCTGATCAAGCCGCTGCAGAAGGCTATTCATTGCGGGGTGAGGGTGTTCCAGATGGAGTGCCATTCTCAATTGAAGGCAAACCGGCCCCGGATGATTTTGTTGATTCTCAATGCATTAACGAGGACGATGTGCGCGAACCATGCAAACTCAAAGTTGACCGTATTAATAAGGCGATAGGTATTTGGACACCTCCTGGAAGGGTTTCATCAAGGCTTTCGATTTTTAAGGGCTCTTGCCTTGATGCTGGATGTGTTCTTCAGAATCCCGACTATGGATATCCAGAGGAATACAGGGGCACGACCAAGGTGGTTTCCTGGAGCGGAGAGCACGGAGGATTGCTGTTGAGACAGGATCACGGTTATGAATTTGAGGTCGTACCTCTAACACCATTCTCTTTTTAA
- a CDS encoding class IIb bacteriocin, lactobin A/cerein 7B family: MTTFNTDYNNTELLDQELSFDQLQEINGGVIPFVVGAIALGKAVATGIATFAGYKAAEKTYQAIKKAVENKAVA, encoded by the coding sequence ATGACTACTTTCAATACTGACTACAACAACACTGAACTGCTCGATCAAGAGCTGAGCTTCGATCAACTGCAAGAAATCAATGGAGGTGTAATTCCATTCGTAGTTGGGGCAATTGCATTGGGCAAGGCTGTCGCTACAGGTATTGCAACCTTCGCTGGTTATAAGGCTGCTGAAAAAACTTATCAAGCCATTAAAAAAGCGGTTGAAAACAAAGCAGTCGCCTAG